The following nucleotide sequence is from Malania oleifera isolate guangnan ecotype guangnan chromosome 4, ASM2987363v1, whole genome shotgun sequence.
tatgttgatgatatattgatagcctcCAAGAGTCAGACAGAAATTGACAAACTAAAGGCTCGATTGAAtagggagtttgagatgaaagatctaggcgaagcaaagaaaattctcggtatggagataagtagagaaaggaaattggggaggctttgtttgactcaaaaataatatttgaggaaagtactgaagcgttttggtatggatgagaagtcaaaacctgttagtactccgcttgctcctcatttcaaactgaatgcatctatgtctccaaaaactgaagcagaacgagaatacatgtcaaaagtaccgtattcaagtgctgttggtagcttgatgtatgccatggtgtgtacaaggcccgatatttcacaagccgttggagttgtgagcaggtatatgcatgatcctggaaaggaacattggcaagctgtgaaatggattctacgatacattttgtatacggtagatgttggactaatatttgagcaggataagcaagatgatcatagtattgttggatactgtgattccgactacgctggtgatttggataagcgtcggtcaactactggctatatttttactcttgcaaaagcgccagttagttggaggtctaccttacagtcaacagttgctttgtccactacataggcagagtatatggcaatcacagaggctgtgaaggaggcaatttggcttcaaagattgatgaaagatttgggaattgaacagaagcacatcaaggtgcattgtgatagccaaagtgctatccatctagcaaagaaccaagtctaccattcaaggacaaagcacatcgacgttcgatatCACTTTGTTCGAGAAATTCTGAAAGAAGGTGGAGTAATAATCCAGAAGATTCGAACCACTGAGAATcctgctgatatgatgacaaaagtggtaactgtggtcaagtttcaacattacttgaacttgatcaacattgTCAAAAATTGAAAGATTTGCGCTACAAGCGCGTTTGAAGACATTATGGAATCTATGAGAGATGTTAAGAGATGGAATTTCGCCAAGGTGGAAATTTGTTGAAATATGGCTCATTCTAGAAGCCTAAaattgccattgaagtcttcaatggtgggctattttttcaaaggtaggtgattagtggttgtaatagtggtatttcctaacctatataaacccatcacctccatttgtattctcatccccaaaattgcctacttctctcttaggcacattctctcttctctctctcattttgtaatatttctacaatagagaaatattgattgatagtgtccgaggacgtaggcacaatttgccgaacctcattaattctggtgttcttccttttatctattcagtagttaacttttgtcgggtatagttgtagtaatatattgtgttaattacatgtctaaggaaaattctgtctaggaaagagggatttaagcggtccgttgtgaccccccacttccctgagaatttacctggtgtaattttgcacaattatttactctctatttacctgtacaattgtaaTTGTgataaagttaggtggaacaatctcaagtttcacaacactCTGCCTAAGCCACCATTTGCGCAAACCATACATATttaaaaccccccccccccccctttccccTAACAAATGGAGGTTGTTATTTGTGTGGCATGTCCATTGCTGCCATGTTCTCTTTGTCTTCATCCTTCATAACCCTAAAAAACCCTGCCTCATCTCTCTACTTCTCCAAGCTTCTTCAATGGAGTTCATGTCAAAAACCTGGTTGCCCTCCCTCATCACTTAGGTAATGCTTCAATTCTTTGCACTTATAAACAGGCCCCACCAACGGCCTATTGCCATTCACCACCCCTCGATTCTCTCACCTTCACCATACAAAccttctttaattttttattaattcaaTCCCCTGATGAACTAAACCTACAACAATCAACGAAGTGGTTCCAAGCAAAATGATATAGCTGTGTATATATATTGAAAGGATTGGCTTGAGGCTTGTCATCATGAATTTGTGTGCGCGCGCACGCACGCTGAATTTAAGCAATTGAGGTCATGAGAGTGACTAAATTGAAGATGAATTTTTAACCCTACAGGGAAGGAATATATTAGAAATCCAAGAGTGGTGTTTAATGAATGGTGAGAGGGTCTTGGGTGTATGTAAAACCCTAATCAAAGAGTGCAGCAAGCTGCAAGCCCGGTGGTGAGAGGGGGAGGATCGCTAAGTTGTAACTAGCTTGTAGACAAATGTTAGATCTTTTTATTGTAAGTGTATTTTGACATTTCGAATGATTAGCATATTCAATGAGTGTCCTGATCTAAAATTGGCACTGAATAATTCTAGCCAGTTCAGTCCTATAAGCTTTAGTCAATAGTCACAGAACCAAATGCACCCGCAGGGTCTATATCTGCAAATTATCGGAAATTAATGGAAGTTCGCTGAGATGACCTGAAGAGAATTGTCACTGATTGAGGCTGGTGAACGCAGGTGGCTAATTGGCTCAACATAGATCCAGCCATCAACCTCTCACAAGGGAAATTGGCCGTGGCTTTTGATCGATCTTGGTAACGCAGCTCCCAGCCATCTGTTTCAGACAGCAAATaatattttgggtttgtaatgaTCTTGTCACTAGCGAAGCAAGCTCCTCTAAACATCTTTAATGCGATGGAAACCATTATTGCGGCCTCAGCAGAATTAGAAAAACTAATTGGCAGAAAATACTCTAAATTATAAATGCATAGACAAAAGAATAACAGTAATTTACATGTAAATGAacattttttggggggggggggggggggtggcggtGGTGTTGAAGCAACAAACAATGCCAAATGTTTCCCTATAGTTGCCATCACCCATTTTTGTGATACAAAGTACACAATTAAGGCATTAACCAAcccatccattttttttttttaatttttgtgatACAAAGTACATGATGAAGGGCATTATCCAAGCCACTGCTCAGCACGGCGCTCTCCACCTCCTCCAACAGAATGTCGGATGCTAATCTTCTCTGTCGCATACTTTTGCTGAAGCCATTcaaaagcattcacatcaagtttcCCAGTAACCGATTTTCCCTGCTTCCTATGAATATGCTGTTCCCGTATGGATGCCCAAAGTCTCTCAATAGCATCCCTTTGCCGAGAAGTGAACCGTGTTATATTATCATAAGCATGCTTTACTAAAATATCTATGACTGTTTGGCACCTGAAAAGAACAGGTTTGGAACActcaaatgaaaatatttaaattctaaaaaataataataataacaaatataacaaaaataaaaggaatataTGAAAAATTATGAACACAAAATAAGCAGCAAAAAGTTTGACCATGGAGTTCTGTAACGCCTTGCAGCAATCTCTAAACATATAATAAGGGCTTCTCTCTGCAACTTGAGGAATCTCTTAGTCTCTTCTTCGTCCTTCCTGATCTTGGCTGCAGTGTCTTTCTTCCCCTTTGACAAATCGTCTTTCTTCATTGTGTTTGGAATCAGAGCATCAAGCCCAAATGGATCAGACTCTTCCTTGTTATTACCTTCAAATGATGAAACTGCAGATGTATCCTGCTTGCTTTGAACGCTGACTTCCCCGATTTCTGTCTCATCTTGAAGGGCCAGAGCTTCCTCTTTATCATCATCATCAGTCGCAATTGGGAGACTACAGATGCCTTCTTTTATTCGCCTAGCTGTTTTTGAGAACTGAAAAATATTCCCACCAAGTGGAAATATTACAAAAGAAATATGATCTGCTTGGTGAAAATCATACAAACCTAGTCCAATCAAATTCATATTTTCACATAGAATGATCATCGCCATACCCACACCCCAACTACGATGATGGTCAtggcgatgatgatgatgataataaccTTCAAATCCTAAGACATGATTCATGGATCACACACGCAGAAATTCATCAAGATTTTTTGATAAAAGTGCCTCTCTGGCTCTATCAGAACTTTTCAGATAGAGACTAACCAACAATGATTTTCTAACAACCTCATGGAGATGCTTATATCTGTGCAAGGAGAGTGACAGGATGCTAATGGCATTATCTTTGCTTGGATTTAAGGAAAAcagaaaataatacaaataagaaAAACACAGTATCTATGCTTCCATAACAAATGAGAACAATCTAGACTTTTTCTTCAGCATTAAAACTACTAGAAGCTTGAAATTTGAACATTCACTTAAATTAATTTAATCAAACATAGTGCATTTTTCTTTTGTATGAGAAGCGAGCTACTTTAGAACAGTTTCATCCAACTAATGCTTTCCAATGCGAGAATGTGGCATCAGAGTCAAATTCCCTCTTTCAATAAATTGCTCCTAACATTTTTACAGGGCAATCAATTCTACTGGGGTGACCCCAAAACAAATTTAAAGCCTTCACTTGCACCATACCAACAAAATGTCAAACTTTTAAAAACCTATCACATACCAGGCTCAAAATCTAATTTCTGTTTTCCTCAATATAGTGAAATCCCTCCTAGTGTCAGTTATGCCCCTCATGTTTGTCTCACTATCCAACTCCACTTCATTTGAGATCTTGGAGCAAGCTTTGTCATTAATGAGTCTAATGGCCTCATTTAAAATATCTTCTTCCATGACCCTAATGAGATCGAAATTGTTATCCATCCCATCACTTTTGAGGACTCTAGAATATTGATCTTGAAgcttgtttgtatatatatatttttcacatCCCATTGCCTATCAGTATGTATAAATTCAAAATGAAGCCATCTATCCGTTGTCTGTTTCCAGTCAAGCTCTTTGGCCAGCCAATGTTAAAAGAGCTTTAGCCAAGTTAGTACACTAAAGAAGGTATATCCCTATGATCTCCAAGGTATGACAAACATCTTCCCCCTCAAGATATCCACTATGTGCAAACCTAATAGAGACAGTTGATCATGCATTCATACATTCCATCATCCACCTGCACCCACTTCTTTATTATATGACCTCCTTTTGGCTCTATTACAAGGTCTGGTGGCAGATACTTCAGCTATATATTAGCAACTACATGAAGCAGGCAATTAGAGGTTCGTGAATAAGAAATATCAAGAGTTCTAGGATATCCACAGGTCCTGCCATTATATAGGGGTAGGTTGTCATTTTTTATTTACATTCTTTTCATGAGTTTATAAATTTAGTAATTTTTAGGGGTTCTAACTTTCCATTATTTGGTTTATTAAAGTCCTAGAGCACGTAGTAGTTTCTATTATAGTCCTAACTGGTTTAGATTATATTTCTGTCTTTCATGATTGTTGGGAATTTGGCCAATGTACAGATATTTTGATTGGTAATCCAAGTcttttttattgtgtttatgaGTCTATTactttttttatagaaaaagaagaagattgattgaaaaatcaagaatgtcaaataaaaaaataaaagaataaaacaTCCTcctaagggaaaaaaaaaacgaaaaagaaaaaacaaagaatAAATCCATCAGAATAAATCCAATCCCACTGAATATCAGAGAAGCTCAATCCTTTAAAGCACCCAGAGCCAACATACTAAAGTGAAGCCAGGAAGTCAATCTTCTTCCAAACCAGCAAAGAATTCAGCTTATTCCTTGAAAAAATATGCACATTATGTTCCTACCATAAACCCCACATCACTGCATAATAAGCATAGTGGTGCCAAACCCATTCTTCAAAAACCCAAAAAGGAAACTGCCAAAAATTCCTCCACCATTTCTGGACATACCCAACTCTCTTACCGTTTATGGGTCTATTATACCATTGTAATCTTCATATGTAGCAAGCTTTGATTAATGAAATTCTGTGCTACTGACTGCATGTGTACCCGAGTGACTTCTCTGTTTTTCTTTCTCCAAGTGTGCCTTATTCTTATTCTCATTTTGGGTACCATCCATGCAACACTATTCACAGCTCCTGAACTTCTCTGTTTCTTTCTCCTTGCAAACCTAACCATTATTCTATCCTTCTATCAAATAAGAGCTCTAAAACCCTGCAATATTTTCTTGTTTTTTACCACaacaaaaccctaatcctagcaatCTAAAGCCCTAACTTTCTAGCTGGCAAGAATTCCCAACTATTACTTCAATCGATTCTAGCTCTCCTTGCAATCAAAATCCCAATTGAATCTATTCCCAGTTGACTTCTAAACCCTGGTCCCTTTTTCCACCCTAACCACAGTTATAAATGCCTCATTTGCCCTAGGCAAAAGCCCACCTAAGCCACACGGTCAGATATCTCCCATTCTGTCCCATATAACTAGGATACCCTAATTCTACCCTCCAACATGAATTATATGGGAGGAGAGGAACCATGCTTTAGGGTGCATTTGGATGAGGGTGAACAAAGTTAAGAGCTGTTACAATACCGAGATTTTAAAATCCCTATCTAAGAATTTCTTAGACAAAATATTTTACCTCATGATTCACTTTGGTAGTGGTTGGCATATTATCAAGGCAATTGGATTTGGGCAAGGTTATGGTGGGGATGGTGACACAGGTGGTACTTTTTACACCGCCAAGGAGACAAGGGCTGTGGCTGCGGGGAGGTGGTAATGGCTTGGGGGAGATGGCGATAGTAGTGATTGTGGTAAGATAGCGGTGATGGTGGCATCATGATGCTGACCCTCAGAGTTGTAATTGAGAACTGGATAAACAAAAGAACAATAAACCAAAGAAAAAACCTGAAGAGACCTGTTTTGGTAGTATTTCAAGTATTTGGTTCAATTCCAGTTCCAGCAAGTTAAAAACCAAACAGACCTGGTTCTTTTCCTTATTGTATCTACAAATGGAAATGAACCAATCTGTAAACAGAATGGGATCAAATAATTTCAGAACCAAAGtagaaacaaacaaaaacaaactaAGCGGATTGAAATTAACCaaataaaaattgtaaaataaaatttaccATGCCTTTCTATTTTCCTCTTCTTGTAACCAGAGATTCAAAGCCTAACTCAAAGGTTACAACTGTAATGTGATACCAACTATGCCAAATGAATTTTTGTGATAAGCTTTAAACAATACAATATTTAATAGATTTAGGTGAATGAAGGCCTTACATCTAGATCACAAAACACTACTCATTTACTTTGGCTTTTAGCATACTACCACAGCATCCCAATTCACTCAAAGGTGTGTTGCAACAACCCCCTTTTGCCTCTTCCTTTCTGGTAAATTGGAAGGGTTTAGATTTCCAggtatcaaatatcaattaaGCTTCAATTAATTCCAgaggaaaaatataattttcttaGGCCAAAAggattaaaatcattttccaaattGATTTTTATTCTCGATATTAAATTACTAAGTATATGCCAAATCTTGGGCCTTTATTTAGGCCCAACGAATATACAATTCACAAAGGAACTGAACCAAATTCAATGGTGGTAATGGTAGGGGCAGCAAGGTAATGGTAGTTATAGTGGTGCTGGTCGAGCTATGGAGGTGGCAAGCAGTGGAGGTGATGATGGCAGCAGTGGTGATGAAAGGAGAGAGATAAATGTCAATGGGGATACAAGGGGTGGTAGTGTAGTTTAACCCATTTATcaaagggaaaatttttaaatcccatctTCTTAGGTGGATCTAAAGAATGGaacgaaaaagaaaaaagaaaaaagaaaaagagggacATCATTCAGAGTTGGAGGGAGATTTGAAAGCCTTACTTTTTACCAATACTGGAAAGAATGCCAATCAGAAGAATAACCTAGAAAgacaaaacaaaaagaagaaaatgagaaaCAATATGAAGCAGACGCCAACCAATCCTGCTGAAAGTCTGAGGCAGACACTCATTTGAAGCAAACAACCAAAAAGGCTTGTAAAGAAATGAGAAAGCCAATTCTAACCAAAGCAGCTACAAAGGCAAAGAGTGCCCATTAAAGGTGCAACAATCCCTCCAATCAGATGCTCCAAAGAACTGCAAAAAACAGCACAGTTTTTGTGATACCACTACCACTTAATTTACATCAAACCTGAATAATTGCTTGCTTTGCGTGGCTGTTTTTGTTTCCCTATGTGTTGAATGATTGGGTGAAATACACAAGCTCCTTAAAATTCATTGAATTGTGTTTCACTCCTTGAAGTTTTAATTGTACCAGCTTGATCCTTCAGTTTCAGTTTCATCTTTGATGAAATTCCTGAACAAGGACTTGAATTTTCCTGAAGGCGAAGTCTCAACAATCAAACAATTACAATTTAAACGTTATTCTAAGCATGTTATGCATTTGTCTTGAGAAGAAATCAATGTGTACTCTTTAAGTTAATAAACATAAGAATGTAATTGAATCTAAATCTGGTAGAAGAGGCTTGGATGAGATCAAAGAAGATACAGGTTAAAAATTGCTCAATACAAAGATTTTTAAGTCAAAATGTAAAAATCAGAATGTTTGGACACTTGGGAAAGAGACAGATGGAAAAAATCTTGCAGCAACAGCAATGTTGTCTAGTTCTATTACTTCCAGAAAACAGTATGATCTATTTCTGTAAGCCCTCTAGAGGGAGAAGAAAGAGGTGAAATTAAGAGAGGAGCGAGGAGAGAGAAAGATCGTGAGGATAACACAAGGGGACTCCTTGGAATAATGATGTTGTTCATACTTGTAATATGCGTGTGTGTGCATGCgtgcatgtgtgtatatatatatgattatttcTTAAATTGGGAACAACCTAAGAGTAGATTTAAGTTATAGCTTGTGGTTGCATACTTCATTTTTAACAAATCAGGTCCAGAGATGTGTATGTTTGAGTGAGAGTAGCTCAGAGAATGTTTCCCATTCGTTTATACACTGTTCATTTGCTAGGGGTCTGTGGAATAGATTATTAGGAGTTCTTGGTGAAGCTTGGGTGTGACTGAAATTAAGGGAGGAGCTTTTGAGTATTCCTTTTGTTGGttttggaaaggtaaggatgttgGCAGGTTGTCAAGGTGTGCTCTTTTTGCTGTTTTTTATGGGCAACTCGGTTGAAACAGAATGCTCGACTATTTTCTGGAAAGAGATTGTCTTTAGATTTACTTTGAGACAGGCTGTGGCATTTGGCATGGTGCAGGTTGTTTCAAGGGCTATTGCTTTGAGAATGTCAACTGCAATTGGGAGGCATTATTGGCCTGATTGTTTATTTGTTTCTTCTCTCTTTATGTTTTGAGTACTCCTTGTCCTCTTCTTCATAACCATTTGTCCTctaataaagttttttttttttttccctatcttcaaaaaaaaaaaaaaaaattcaggttCAAATGGAGTAGAGGAAAGTAATACTGCTAAATTTCCTAAAATGCCTGCTATCCTTGTAAAATTGTATTCCACAATGGCATGAAGATAGAATGCATGTGCCTTGCTATGTTGTAGTATGGCTAatgctaaaaatatttaaccagTGAAAGCGCTAAATATAGTTctaatcaatgttttaaaaggcttaatcAATGCGTTGAGGcttaatctaaaataccaaatcccaaaaaggctaatgcattacaCACTAAGGCTTATGCACTTACGCATTTTGGATGTGTGATCCTCAAGTAAAATTTGGCTAGAAAATATTAACTCTATttttatataaaaggaatgtcataatatgagctgatttctaaaactcttgaacctcaacttTTCCAAAACAATTTAGTTGTACCGTAgatcttgaaaattaatttgaactGTGTAATGTTATAgttatctcttgtcatgatttacgtaatgaatttaagttagcaATTTTTTGGAAtagccaacaagtagtttgcaaattacATTtgatttgtgattttcttaatttcttctttatttttaaaatatgtaatttatttacgtatttttatctaaaaataaaatctcaaaaggcttacaccccaatgccttaaggcttacacctcgcctcttaagggttaaagcacctcgccttacgccttcgccttttaaaacattggttctAATAAGAACGTTTTTATGATGCATGCAAAGCCCAATTTAATAAGCCAGGTGAATGCAAcctgttggctttatgggaagttaGCAGTCAACCCTATTGCGAGGAATCGTGGCAATGGGCCCCAGCTCGATAGTGCTTGGCGTGGCAGCCTATCAGCACTCCTGCTTGGAATTGGTGCAGCACCTCATGTCCACCCGAGGCTTAGTGCGGGGCCCTACgctgccgtttaaaggaaaaaAGTTGCTCCTCTTCTatcaccaattggttttagaagaaccagTAGTGCttgatcctaacaagtggtatcagagtgaggtcaCAAGTTCAAGCGCTCCCAGGATAGCTGCTGGGGGATGATTGTTGGCTTTATGAgaagtcagcagtcaaccctgttACGAGGGATCATAACAGTGGGCCCCAGCTCGATagtgcttggcgtgccagcccGTCGGCACCCCTTCTTGGAATTTGTGCAacccctcatgtccacccgacgCTTAGTGCAAGGCTCTACgctgccgtttaaaggaaaaagttgcACCCCTTCTatcaccaattggttttagaagaaccagTAGCGCTTGATCCTGACACAACCTTTCTTTTAGTTGTGtaaccctaatttttaccaggcctACCCAAAAAAAATCTGATGTAATAAAGCTGGTTTTAAATTCGAGCAAGTCCTGGTCATCCTATTTTCAAGAAGAGTCTTTGTTTGTTTTCAATTGAGTCTTTTTCGAAATTTGAGTCCAACTTAAAGTCCGGAGTTTCCAAGTTGAGTCTCGATATCGGTTATGGTTGAcgcattcatttcaaaattaattttctcCATAAAACCTGTGTGTTCAAAATTCTTCCTATTTTTAGTCCCAAACCAGGTTTTGGAGTGGACATGAGGTCTTCGATCTAGCCAAGCCCAAGACCAACTAATAGACTTGTTCAGGCTAGTCAACCT
It contains:
- the LOC131152610 gene encoding uncharacterized protein LOC131152610 isoform X1 — its product is MAENLFQGLPPPSAAPVFQQEQQEVSRTPVSDKKESCAPSAPALKSALKRPKPSESLPEATAPEKRLRFKTTTDASEMQIIEAMQKIASHIKNPTKFAKASKLAVQLIQAGSVKAGTIDHFFAILEAAMSSSSSCTDPSVRADYHALFSAAQDAVECLNNRQRNYLAVWTIRAVVANDLFTDDSFVFSKTARRIKEGICSLPIATDDDDKEEALALQDETEIGEVSVQSKQDTSAVSSFEGNNKEESDPFGLDALIPNTMKKDDLSKGKKDTAAKIRKDEEETKRFLKLQREALIICLEIAARRYRTPWCQTVIDILVKHAYDNITRFTSRQRDAIERLWASIREQHIHRKQGKSVTGKLDVNAFEWLQQKYATEKISIRHSVGGGGERRAEQWLG
- the LOC131152610 gene encoding uncharacterized protein LOC131152610 isoform X2 gives rise to the protein MAENLFQGLPPPSAAPVFQQEQQEVSRTPVSDKKESCAPSAPALKSALKRPKPSESLPEATAPEKRLRFKTTTDASEMQIIEAMQKIASHIKNPTKFAKASKLAVQLIQAGSVKAGTIDHFFAILEAAMSSSSSCTDPSCLNNRQRNYLAVWTIRAVVANDLFTDDSFVFSKTARRIKEGICSLPIATDDDDKEEALALQDETEIGEVSVQSKQDTSAVSSFEGNNKEESDPFGLDALIPNTMKKDDLSKGKKDTAAKIRKDEEETKRFLKLQREALIICLEIAARRYRTPWCQTVIDILVKHAYDNITRFTSRQRDAIERLWASIREQHIHRKQGKSVTGKLDVNAFEWLQQKYATEKISIRHSVGGGGERRAEQWLG